In Janibacter cremeus, a genomic segment contains:
- a CDS encoding methyltransferase domain-containing protein, translating to MAVTWDPSRYGQFSSERTRPFADLMAQVGAEDPRLVIDLGCGHGPTTLSLAQRWPDARVVGVDNSAEMLASARELDTEGRVEWIEADLAEWDITSTGAAPDVIVTNAALQWVPRHLPLIEGWLDVLAPGGWFAMQVPGNFDAPTHALMRETAVAHARSGELEAASTRYGAGDPTTYLQIISAHGLAVDAWETTYTHVLDPDGKSDNPVLDWVTGTGLKPMLDVLDEGEERDEFIATYAEKVHKAYPRTPAGVLLPFRRVFAVGRKS from the coding sequence ATGGCAGTGACGTGGGACCCCAGTCGGTACGGGCAGTTCTCGAGCGAGCGGACCCGTCCATTTGCGGACCTGATGGCCCAGGTGGGCGCCGAGGACCCCCGGCTCGTCATCGACCTCGGCTGCGGACACGGGCCGACGACGCTCTCCCTCGCGCAGCGCTGGCCCGACGCCCGGGTCGTGGGTGTCGACAACAGCGCCGAGATGCTCGCGTCCGCCCGTGAGCTCGACACCGAGGGCCGCGTCGAGTGGATCGAGGCCGACCTGGCCGAGTGGGACATCACCAGTACCGGGGCCGCGCCTGACGTCATCGTGACCAACGCTGCACTGCAATGGGTCCCGCGTCACCTGCCGCTGATCGAGGGGTGGCTCGACGTACTCGCGCCCGGTGGCTGGTTCGCGATGCAGGTGCCGGGCAACTTCGACGCCCCGACGCACGCGCTCATGCGCGAGACGGCTGTCGCGCACGCGCGCAGCGGCGAGCTCGAGGCGGCGAGTACCCGGTACGGCGCCGGTGACCCGACGACCTACCTGCAGATCATCAGCGCGCACGGTCTGGCCGTCGACGCGTGGGAGACGACCTACACGCACGTCCTCGATCCGGACGGCAAGAGCGACAACCCGGTCCTCGACTGGGTGACGGGTACGGGCCTGAAGCCGATGCTCGACGTCCTCGACGAGGGCGAGGAGCGGGACGAGTTCATCGCCACCTACGCCGAGAAGGTCCACAAGGCCTACCCGCGCACCCCAGCGGGGGTGCTGCTGCCCTTCCGTCGGGTCTTCGCGGTGGGCCGCAAGTCGTGA
- a CDS encoding DMT family transporter has translation MPSTPSVSRQMPFVVGLGIALLSAVSFGSSGTFGTSLMAEGWSPGAVVTLRIVGAALLMAVPTVISMRGRWYLFRGNLISVLAYGFVAVAACQFAYFMAVDHLSVGVALLLEYLAPVLIVGWMWAHHGRRPSRLTLAGVGAAIVGLVLVLDVASGAEVDLVGVLWGLLAAVGLVVFFLVAAHEGAQPLPPIALAGGGLAVGAASLVGATAVGLLPWASSAADVTLAGWALPWWVAVVELALVAGAIAYATGIAATRILGSTVASFVGLSEVLIAVGFAWVLVGEAMGVAQMLGGVAILAGVVMVKLGDAERATRTLPAEDVDIAVQAVPSSDDGESRAGVGTGLADSARVH, from the coding sequence GTGCCATCCACCCCGTCCGTCTCGAGGCAGATGCCCTTCGTCGTGGGGCTGGGCATCGCGCTCCTGTCCGCAGTCTCCTTCGGTTCGTCCGGCACCTTCGGTACGTCACTCATGGCGGAGGGCTGGAGCCCCGGAGCGGTCGTGACCCTGCGGATCGTCGGGGCCGCGCTCCTGATGGCCGTCCCGACAGTCATCTCGATGCGCGGGCGGTGGTATCTCTTCCGCGGCAACCTCATCTCGGTCCTCGCGTACGGCTTCGTGGCCGTCGCGGCCTGCCAATTCGCGTACTTCATGGCGGTCGACCACCTCTCCGTCGGGGTCGCACTCCTGCTGGAGTACCTCGCACCCGTGCTCATCGTCGGGTGGATGTGGGCGCATCACGGTCGCCGGCCGAGCCGCCTGACGCTCGCGGGAGTCGGGGCCGCGATCGTCGGTCTCGTGCTCGTCCTCGACGTGGCCTCCGGCGCCGAGGTCGACCTCGTCGGCGTCCTGTGGGGCCTGCTTGCTGCAGTCGGTCTTGTCGTCTTCTTCCTCGTCGCGGCACACGAGGGAGCGCAGCCACTGCCGCCCATCGCCCTGGCCGGGGGCGGTCTGGCCGTGGGTGCGGCGAGCCTCGTCGGCGCTACGGCCGTCGGGCTGCTCCCCTGGGCGTCCAGCGCGGCGGACGTCACCCTCGCCGGGTGGGCCCTGCCGTGGTGGGTCGCGGTCGTCGAGCTGGCTCTCGTGGCCGGTGCCATCGCCTATGCCACGGGTATCGCGGCCACTCGCATCCTCGGCTCGACGGTGGCCTCCTTCGTCGGCCTGAGTGAGGTGCTCATCGCCGTCGGATTCGCGTGGGTGCTCGTCGGTGAGGCGATGGGGGTCGCCCAGATGCTCGGCGGGGTGGCGATCCTCGCCGGCGTCGTCATGGTCAAGCTGGGTGACGCCGAGAGGGCGACCCGGACCCTGCCCGCCGAGGACGTCGACATCGCCGTGCAGGCTGTGCCGAGCTCCGACGACGGGGAGTCCCGTGCCGGCGTCGGGACGGGTTTGGCTGACTCTGCTCGGGTCCACTAG
- a CDS encoding 50S ribosomal protein L25/general stress protein Ctc gives MAPKHDEIRLATDKRTEFGKGAARKLRRADKVPAVLYGFGEAPAHLALPFHDTFQALKNPNALLTIAVEGEDDQLALAKDIQRDPIKPIIEHVDLVIVKKGQKVVVEVPVHLEGEAAPETVVTVDAQTLEIEADPMSLPDNLVVSVEGAEMGTLIHASDVTMPAGVTLVSDPETLVVNITQQITAEALEAELAEAEEEAGVEHDEPETDAPAVEAPAEGGEESSDKE, from the coding sequence ATGGCCCCCAAGCACGACGAGATCCGTCTCGCCACCGACAAGCGCACCGAGTTCGGCAAGGGTGCGGCCCGCAAGCTGCGTCGCGCAGACAAGGTCCCGGCCGTCCTCTACGGCTTCGGCGAGGCCCCCGCGCACCTCGCGCTGCCCTTCCACGACACCTTCCAGGCGCTGAAGAACCCCAACGCCCTGCTGACGATCGCCGTCGAGGGCGAGGACGACCAGCTCGCCCTGGCCAAGGACATCCAGCGCGACCCGATCAAGCCGATCATCGAGCACGTCGACCTCGTCATCGTCAAGAAGGGCCAGAAGGTCGTCGTCGAGGTCCCGGTGCACCTGGAGGGCGAGGCCGCCCCGGAGACCGTCGTCACCGTCGACGCCCAGACCCTCGAGATCGAGGCCGACCCGATGAGCCTGCCGGACAACCTCGTCGTCTCGGTCGAGGGTGCCGAGATGGGCACCCTCATCCACGCGAGCGACGTCACCATGCCCGCAGGCGTGACCCTCGTCTCCGACCCGGAGACCCTGGTCGTCAACATCACCCAGCAGATCACCGCGGAGGCGCTCGAGGCCGAGCTCGCCGAGGCCGAGGAGGAGGCCGGCGTCGAGCACGACGAGCCCGAGACCGACGCCCCGGCCGTCGAGGCCCCGGCCGAGGGTGGCGAGGAGTCCTCCGACAAGGAGTGA
- a CDS encoding ABC-F family ATP-binding cassette domain-containing protein encodes MANLISVERARLTLGTAHILDDVSLGLGEGDRVGIVGRNGGGKSTLLSVLAGEREVDDGRVTFGGHVRVGMLTQADTLDPRATVAQVVLGERAEHEWAGDARIRDVITGLLGGLGAPALGGLDARVGPMSGGERRRLALAKILVDDPEVLLLDEPTNHLDVEGVAWLAEHLVSRWARPDRSLATITHDRWFLDAVAERTWEVVEGRVEQYDGGYAAYVLAKAERERIARVTAERRNNLLRKELAWLRRGPPARTSKPKFRIDAANALIEDEPPPRDGVELVRFATTRLGKDVIDLLDASLEFGERELLSRITWHLGPGERIGIVGVNGAGKSTLLRVLSGEVPLTSGKRKQGLTVRIGHLTQEVGELERFLDRTVIEAVEDVRKVTMLGNKEVSASHLAKRLGFSGGRQQTRVRELSGGERRRLQILRLLMDEPNVLLLDEPTNDLDIETLTQLEDVLDGWAGTLLVVSHDRYLLERLSDRQVALLGDGRIRDLPGGVEQYLRLRSQMPVATTTKGEAATPSSAPAEPEIDPAAQREARKTMARVEKQLTKLSEREEKLHHAMADAVHDHERLADLNVTLGDLSQEKEMLELEWLEAAELVG; translated from the coding sequence ATGGCCAACCTGATCTCCGTCGAGCGCGCCCGCCTGACGCTCGGCACCGCACACATCCTTGACGACGTCTCGCTCGGCCTCGGTGAGGGCGACCGGGTCGGCATCGTCGGCCGCAACGGTGGCGGCAAGTCCACCCTGCTGTCGGTCCTCGCCGGGGAGCGCGAGGTCGACGACGGGCGGGTGACCTTCGGTGGGCACGTCCGCGTCGGGATGCTCACCCAGGCCGACACGCTCGACCCGCGGGCCACGGTCGCGCAGGTCGTGCTGGGGGAGCGTGCCGAGCACGAGTGGGCCGGCGACGCCCGCATCCGTGACGTCATCACCGGTCTCCTCGGTGGCCTCGGGGCACCGGCCCTGGGTGGGCTCGACGCCCGCGTCGGCCCGATGTCCGGTGGCGAGCGCCGCCGTCTCGCCCTGGCCAAGATCCTCGTCGACGACCCGGAGGTCCTCCTGCTCGACGAGCCGACCAACCACCTCGACGTCGAGGGCGTGGCGTGGCTGGCCGAGCACCTCGTGAGCCGCTGGGCGCGCCCGGATCGGTCGTTGGCGACCATCACCCACGACCGCTGGTTCCTCGACGCCGTCGCCGAGCGCACCTGGGAGGTCGTCGAGGGCCGGGTCGAGCAGTACGACGGCGGCTACGCGGCCTACGTGCTCGCCAAGGCCGAGCGCGAGCGGATCGCCCGCGTCACCGCAGAGCGACGCAACAACCTCCTGCGCAAGGAGCTGGCCTGGCTGCGGCGTGGTCCTCCCGCGCGGACGAGCAAGCCGAAGTTCCGGATCGACGCCGCCAACGCCCTCATCGAGGACGAGCCGCCGCCACGCGACGGGGTCGAGCTCGTCCGATTCGCCACGACGCGCCTGGGCAAGGACGTCATCGACCTGCTCGACGCCTCTCTGGAGTTCGGGGAACGCGAGCTGCTCTCCCGGATCACGTGGCACCTCGGCCCGGGCGAGCGCATCGGGATCGTCGGCGTCAACGGTGCGGGCAAGTCCACGCTCCTGCGCGTCCTCTCCGGGGAGGTCCCGCTGACCTCGGGCAAGCGCAAGCAGGGCCTGACCGTGCGCATCGGCCACCTCACCCAGGAGGTCGGCGAGCTCGAGCGCTTCCTCGACCGCACCGTCATCGAGGCCGTCGAGGACGTGCGCAAGGTGACGATGCTCGGCAACAAGGAGGTCAGCGCCTCCCACCTGGCCAAGCGGCTCGGCTTTTCCGGCGGCCGCCAGCAGACCCGGGTCCGTGAGCTCTCCGGTGGTGAGCGACGCCGGCTGCAGATCCTGCGTCTGCTCATGGACGAGCCCAACGTCCTGCTCCTGGACGAGCCGACGAACGACCTCGACATCGAGACCCTGACCCAGCTCGAGGACGTCCTCGACGGCTGGGCCGGCACCCTGCTCGTCGTCAGCCACGACCGCTACCTTCTGGAGCGACTCTCCGACCGCCAGGTGGCCCTCCTGGGAGACGGGCGCATCCGAGACCTGCCCGGGGGAGTGGAGCAGTACCTCCGGCTGCGCTCGCAGATGCCTGTGGCGACCACGACGAAGGGGGAAGCAGCAACCCCTTCGTCCGCGCCGGCGGAGCCGGAGATCGACCCCGCCGCACAGCGCGAGGCACGCAAGACGATGGCGCGCGTGGAGAAGCAGTTGACCAAGCTGAGCGAGCGCGAGGAGAAGCTGCACCACGCGATGGCCGACGCGGTGCACGACCACGAGAGGCTGGCCGACCTCAACGTCACGCTCGGGGATCTGTCCCAGGAGAAGGAGATGCTCGAGCTGGAGTGGCTGGAGGCTGCCGAGCTCGTCGGCTGA
- the glmU gene encoding bifunctional UDP-N-acetylglucosamine diphosphorylase/glucosamine-1-phosphate N-acetyltransferase GlmU, which yields MNDVRPDAVIILAAGEGTRMKSTLPKVLHPIGGAPLLGHAMRAASGAGAAETVVVIRHQRDRVAAFVEEFASRDGQSCTLADQDEVKGTGRAVECGLAVLPADITGTVVVTMGDVPLLSAETISDLTRAHVEAAAAVTVVTSVLADAKAYGRIVRDADGAVERIVEFKDATQDERAITEINSGIYAFDAAVLRRELANLTSDNAQGEKYLTDVLQLARAAGGTVSAHVLTDLDQTEGVNDRVQLATLGKELNRRTCERHMRAGVTIVDPATTWIDVDVSIGQDTRVLPGSQLLGATSIGAEATIGPDVTLTDCEVGAGAEVKRAEGNLAVIGAGATVGPYSYLRPGTVLGAKGKIGGFVETKNTTIRAGAKVPHLTYAGDVEIKEGANIGAGTIFANYDGVNKHRTVVGRHSFVGSNSVLVAPVEIADGAYVAAGSAITDTVGAGQLGVARGRQRNIDGWVAKQWPDTPTAAAAQAAAQPPSPEPTPDSSEDLP from the coding sequence GTGAACGACGTCCGCCCCGACGCAGTCATCATCCTCGCCGCGGGCGAGGGAACCCGGATGAAGTCGACCCTCCCGAAGGTCCTCCATCCCATTGGCGGGGCGCCGCTCCTGGGTCATGCGATGCGCGCGGCCTCGGGCGCCGGGGCCGCCGAGACCGTGGTCGTCATCCGCCACCAGCGCGACCGGGTCGCCGCCTTCGTCGAGGAGTTCGCCTCCCGGGACGGCCAGTCGTGCACGCTCGCCGATCAGGACGAGGTCAAGGGCACCGGCCGCGCGGTCGAGTGCGGCCTGGCCGTCCTGCCCGCTGACATCACCGGCACCGTCGTCGTCACCATGGGCGACGTGCCGCTGCTGTCCGCCGAGACCATCAGCGACCTGACCCGGGCCCACGTCGAGGCCGCTGCCGCCGTCACGGTCGTCACCTCGGTCCTGGCGGACGCCAAGGCCTACGGCCGGATCGTGCGCGACGCAGACGGCGCCGTCGAGCGGATCGTCGAGTTCAAGGACGCGACGCAGGACGAGCGGGCGATCACCGAGATCAACTCGGGGATCTACGCCTTCGACGCCGCGGTCCTGCGCCGCGAGCTGGCCAACCTGACCAGCGACAACGCCCAGGGTGAGAAGTACCTCACCGACGTCCTCCAGCTCGCTCGCGCCGCGGGCGGCACCGTCTCCGCCCACGTCCTGACCGACCTCGACCAGACCGAGGGCGTCAACGACCGCGTCCAGCTGGCCACCTTGGGCAAAGAGCTCAACCGCCGCACCTGTGAGCGCCACATGCGCGCCGGCGTGACCATCGTCGACCCGGCCACCACGTGGATCGACGTCGACGTGAGCATCGGCCAGGACACGCGTGTCCTACCCGGCAGCCAGCTGCTGGGTGCCACGTCGATCGGCGCCGAGGCCACCATCGGCCCGGACGTCACCCTCACCGACTGCGAGGTCGGGGCCGGTGCCGAGGTCAAGCGCGCCGAGGGCAACCTCGCCGTCATCGGTGCCGGCGCCACCGTCGGCCCCTACTCCTACCTGCGCCCCGGCACCGTCCTGGGGGCGAAGGGGAAGATCGGCGGCTTCGTCGAGACGAAGAACACGACGATCCGCGCGGGTGCGAAGGTTCCCCACCTGACCTACGCGGGTGACGTCGAGATCAAGGAGGGCGCCAACATCGGCGCCGGCACGATCTTCGCCAACTACGACGGCGTCAACAAGCACCGCACGGTCGTCGGCCGACACTCCTTCGTCGGGTCCAACTCCGTTCTCGTCGCACCGGTCGAGATCGCCGACGGTGCCTACGTCGCCGCCGGCTCCGCCATCACCGACACGGTCGGCGCCGGTCAGCTCGGTGTGGCCCGTGGGCGTCAGCGCAACATCGACGGGTGGGTCGCCAAGCAGTGGCCCGACACCCCCACCGCGGCCGCTGCACAGGCCGCAGCCCAGCCCCCTTCGCCCGAACCCACCCCCGACAGCAGCGAGGACCTCCCGTGA
- a CDS encoding CGNR zinc finger domain-containing protein, with protein sequence MIFAHDTDVALRTAAALVNTALEPDDTLTTTQDVRAFYDVWGWTGRHDGDDSEVTQVRSLRRRLHAVWLAADDVNATVELVNELLRTGRALPQLVEHGDFGWHIHATHADATLAQRMQVEAAMAFVDIIRAGELSRLRVCAADDCERVLVDLSRNRSRRYCEGGCGNRLAAAAYRSRRDG encoded by the coding sequence ATGATCTTTGCTCATGACACTGACGTCGCGCTCCGCACCGCGGCCGCTCTGGTCAACACAGCTCTGGAGCCCGACGACACCCTGACGACGACACAGGACGTACGTGCCTTCTACGACGTCTGGGGCTGGACCGGCCGCCATGACGGGGACGATTCCGAGGTGACCCAGGTCCGCTCGCTGCGTCGCCGTCTCCATGCGGTCTGGCTCGCGGCCGATGACGTCAACGCGACGGTGGAGCTGGTCAACGAGCTGCTGCGCACCGGCCGTGCCCTCCCCCAGCTGGTCGAGCACGGCGACTTCGGCTGGCACATCCACGCCACGCACGCGGATGCGACGCTCGCACAACGCATGCAGGTGGAGGCGGCGATGGCCTTCGTCGACATCATCCGCGCCGGCGAGCTGTCCCGCCTGCGGGTCTGCGCTGCCGACGACTGCGAGCGCGTGCTGGTCGACCTCTCCCGCAACCGGTCACGGCGATACTGCGAGGGCGGCTGCGGCAACCGGCTCGCCGCCGCGGCCTATCGCTCCCGGCGCGACGGCTGA
- the pth gene encoding aminoacyl-tRNA hydrolase, which yields MSDETWLVVGLGNPGPKYAGNRHNVGAMVVELLAQRAGARLRAHKAGASAESLRLGPMPGTRTVIGIPHSYMNLSGGATKGLATFFSIPPERTIVIHDELDIPFGQVRLKQGGGEGGHNGLRSITASFGTKDYVRVRVGIDRPPGRMDAAAYVLKDFSSAERKELPFLLDDAADAVELVVEKGLTDAQQVVHAPR from the coding sequence GTGAGTGACGAGACGTGGCTGGTGGTGGGCCTGGGCAACCCGGGACCGAAGTACGCGGGCAACCGCCACAACGTGGGAGCCATGGTCGTCGAGCTGTTGGCGCAGCGGGCCGGGGCTCGCCTGCGGGCGCACAAGGCCGGTGCCAGCGCGGAGTCCCTGCGTCTGGGACCGATGCCCGGCACCCGCACGGTCATCGGCATCCCGCACTCGTACATGAACCTCTCCGGCGGTGCGACCAAGGGCCTGGCGACCTTCTTCTCCATCCCTCCGGAGCGCACGATCGTCATCCACGACGAGCTGGACATCCCCTTCGGCCAGGTGCGCCTCAAGCAGGGTGGGGGCGAAGGGGGCCACAACGGTCTGCGGTCGATCACCGCCTCCTTCGGCACGAAGGACTACGTACGGGTGCGCGTCGGGATCGACCGGCCGCCGGGTCGGATGGACGCGGCTGCATACGTGCTCAAGGACTTCTCGTCCGCCGAGCGCAAGGAACTGCCGTTCCTGCTCGACGACGCCGCCGATGCGGTGGAACTCGTCGTGGAGAAAGGCTTGACGGACGCACAACAAGTCGTGCACGCCCCGAGGTGA
- a CDS encoding ribose-phosphate diphosphokinase yields the protein MTGIHKTPEKNLMVFTGRTHPALADAVAAELDIDLVPTSAYDFANGEIYVRYEESVRGCDAFVLQSHSTPINEAIMEQLLMVDALKRASAKRVTAVMPFYGYARQDKKHRGREPISARLMADMFKTAGADRLISVDLHTDQIQGFFDGPVDHLMARPILARYVQEKYGDRKLAVVSPDAGRIKVAEQWARKLGGVPLAFIHKTRDIDRPNESVANRVVGEVEGRWCVLVDDMIDTAGTITKAADALMADGAAGVIIAATHAIFSGPAVERMEACAAEEIIVTDTLPLTQERRFEGLTELSIAPLVSRAIREVFEDGSVTSLFT from the coding sequence GTGACCGGCATCCACAAGACCCCGGAGAAGAACCTCATGGTCTTCACCGGACGAACCCACCCGGCACTGGCGGACGCCGTCGCCGCGGAGCTCGACATCGATCTGGTGCCCACCAGCGCCTACGACTTCGCCAACGGCGAGATCTACGTCCGGTACGAGGAGTCGGTGCGCGGGTGTGACGCCTTCGTGCTGCAGAGCCACTCCACGCCCATCAACGAGGCGATCATGGAGCAGCTGCTCATGGTCGACGCCCTCAAGCGCGCCAGCGCCAAGCGGGTCACTGCGGTCATGCCCTTCTACGGGTATGCCCGCCAGGACAAGAAGCACCGGGGTCGCGAGCCGATCTCCGCGCGCCTGATGGCGGACATGTTCAAGACAGCAGGCGCCGATCGGTTGATCTCCGTCGACCTGCACACCGACCAGATCCAGGGCTTCTTCGACGGGCCGGTCGACCACCTCATGGCCCGTCCGATCCTGGCCAGGTACGTCCAGGAGAAGTACGGCGACCGCAAGCTCGCCGTCGTCTCTCCGGATGCCGGTCGCATCAAGGTCGCCGAGCAGTGGGCGCGCAAGCTGGGTGGTGTGCCGTTGGCCTTCATCCACAAGACCCGGGACATCGACCGCCCCAACGAGAGCGTTGCCAACCGCGTCGTCGGTGAGGTCGAGGGTCGCTGGTGCGTGCTCGTCGACGACATGATCGACACCGCAGGCACGATCACCAAGGCAGCCGACGCGCTCATGGCCGACGGTGCCGCGGGTGTCATCATCGCCGCTACCCACGCGATCTTCTCCGGCCCGGCCGTCGAGCGGATGGAGGCCTGCGCGGCCGAGGAGATCATCGTCACAGACACCCTCCCGCTGACGCAGGAGCGGCGGTTCGAGGGCCTGACCGAGCTCTCGATCGCCCCGCTCGTCTCCCGTGCCATCCGTGAGGTCTTCGAGGACGGATCCGTCACCAGCCTCTTCACCTGA
- a CDS encoding TetR/AcrR family transcriptional regulator has product MTDHEDVERPRRARMTGAARREQLVAVGRRAFAAKGVDGISVEEVAAAAEVSKPVVYEHFGGKEGLYAVVVDRELRALTEAVTATLTEGGTDRETLERAALALLDYIEASPDGFRILVRDVSGTAPTGTYASLLSDVAGQVSHILTEAFVRRSIEPTHAPMYAQMLVGMMSLTGQWWLETRTPAKEEVAAHVVNLAWNGLAGLEEPPRLRSRPDNESR; this is encoded by the coding sequence ATGACTGATCACGAGGACGTCGAGCGCCCACGGCGAGCGCGCATGACCGGTGCGGCCCGTCGCGAGCAGCTCGTGGCCGTGGGTCGTCGAGCCTTCGCGGCGAAGGGGGTGGACGGCATCTCCGTCGAGGAGGTGGCGGCTGCAGCAGAGGTGTCCAAGCCGGTCGTGTACGAGCACTTCGGCGGCAAGGAGGGCCTCTACGCCGTCGTCGTCGACCGTGAGCTGCGGGCCCTGACCGAGGCAGTCACCGCGACCCTGACCGAGGGCGGCACCGACCGCGAGACGCTGGAGCGGGCCGCGCTCGCCCTCCTGGACTACATCGAGGCCTCCCCCGACGGCTTCCGCATCCTCGTGCGAGATGTCTCCGGCACCGCACCGACCGGCACGTACGCGTCACTGCTGTCGGACGTCGCCGGCCAGGTCTCGCACATCCTGACGGAGGCCTTCGTGCGCCGCTCGATCGAGCCGACCCATGCACCCATGTACGCGCAGATGCTCGTCGGGATGATGTCGCTGACCGGTCAGTGGTGGCTCGAGACGCGCACGCCGGCCAAGGAGGAGGTCGCCGCACACGTGGTCAACCTCGCGTGGAACGGACTCGCCGGCCTCGAGGAACCGCCCCGGCTCCGCAGCCGACCCGACAACGAGTCGAGGTGA
- the nagA gene encoding N-acetylglucosamine-6-phosphate deacetylase: protein MILTADSLITPGQASATAWVRVDGDRITDVGEGTPPSPADRHLSGTLVPGFVDVHCHGGGGASFTEGDPAQAQQVAAAHLRHGTTSLVASLVTDGIDELDRSVRALGELVTDGLLSGIHLEGPWLSGDYCGAHDPTLLRPPSAEDVDRLLTAGDGTVRMVTLAPELDGAIAAARRFVDAGVVVGLGHSNATWEQAREAIDAGATVATHLFNQIRPLHHRHPGPIAALLEDERVWVELISDGVHVHPAMLRLARTAASGRIMLVTDAMGGAAAEDGDYRLGPIHVQVLDGVARTPTGAIAGSTLTMAGAVRHSVASGFDLADAVDAATRAPAAALGLTDVGEVRRGGRADLVVLDDDLEVADVMRSGAWVAPTG, encoded by the coding sequence GTGATCCTCACCGCAGACAGCCTCATCACGCCGGGTCAGGCCTCTGCCACAGCATGGGTACGCGTCGATGGCGACCGCATCACCGACGTGGGCGAAGGGACCCCTCCCTCCCCTGCCGACCGCCACCTGTCAGGGACGCTCGTCCCCGGATTCGTCGACGTGCACTGTCACGGTGGTGGCGGCGCGTCATTCACCGAGGGGGACCCTGCCCAGGCACAGCAGGTCGCAGCGGCCCACCTTCGGCACGGTACGACGAGCCTCGTTGCCAGCCTGGTGACCGACGGGATCGACGAGCTGGATCGTTCGGTGCGAGCCCTCGGGGAGCTCGTCACGGACGGGCTCCTCTCCGGCATCCACCTCGAGGGTCCGTGGTTGTCCGGTGACTACTGCGGCGCCCACGATCCGACGCTGTTGCGGCCGCCTTCGGCCGAGGACGTCGATCGGCTGCTGACCGCAGGTGACGGCACGGTGCGGATGGTCACGCTCGCGCCCGAGCTCGACGGGGCCATCGCCGCGGCGCGGCGATTCGTCGATGCCGGTGTCGTCGTCGGGCTGGGACACAGCAACGCGACGTGGGAGCAGGCGCGCGAGGCGATCGACGCCGGAGCCACCGTCGCCACGCACCTCTTCAACCAGATCCGCCCCCTGCACCACCGGCACCCCGGACCGATCGCCGCTCTCCTGGAGGACGAACGGGTGTGGGTGGAGCTGATCTCCGACGGCGTGCACGTGCACCCGGCCATGCTGCGGCTGGCGCGGACCGCCGCATCCGGTCGGATCATGCTCGTCACGGATGCGATGGGCGGCGCCGCCGCCGAGGACGGCGACTACCGCCTCGGGCCGATCCACGTGCAAGTCCTCGACGGCGTCGCTCGTACTCCCACGGGAGCGATCGCCGGATCCACACTGACCATGGCGGGAGCAGTGCGGCACAGCGTGGCCAGCGGGTTCGACCTTGCCGATGCCGTGGATGCCGCCACCCGCGCTCCGGCTGCCGCGCTGGGCCTGACCGACGTCGGGGAGGTCCGCCGCGGGGGCCGTGCTGACCTGGTCGTGCTGGATGACGACCTCGAGGTCGCGGACGTGATGCGCTCCGGCGCCTGGGTGGCGCCCACCGGTTGA
- a CDS encoding MarR family winged helix-turn-helix transcriptional regulator, translating to MTSRHDPADDVDAIVQAWRRERPDLDTEPLHVFSRVSRLARLLDLDRMSAFAQHSLEGWEFDVLSALRRAGDPYQLSPGRLVQETLVTSGTMTNRIDRLATKGWVARLPSPTDRRGVIVQLTDDGQARVDAAMADLLMRERELLASMPQDERLALTGALRRLLAPFED from the coding sequence ATGACCAGCCGCCACGACCCCGCCGACGACGTCGACGCCATCGTCCAGGCCTGGCGTCGCGAGCGTCCCGATCTCGACACCGAACCGCTGCACGTCTTCTCACGCGTCTCCCGGCTGGCGCGCCTGCTCGACCTCGACCGGATGAGCGCCTTCGCGCAGCACTCGCTCGAGGGCTGGGAGTTCGACGTCCTCTCCGCGCTGCGTCGCGCCGGCGACCCGTACCAGCTCTCTCCCGGTCGCCTCGTGCAGGAGACACTCGTGACCTCCGGGACGATGACCAACCGCATCGACCGCCTCGCGACGAAGGGCTGGGTCGCTCGCCTGCCCTCCCCGACCGACCGACGCGGGGTCATCGTGCAGCTGACCGATGACGGCCAGGCGCGCGTCGATGCTGCGATGGCCGACCTGCTCATGCGCGAGCGCGAGCTGCTCGCCTCGATGCCGCAGGACGAGCGTCTCGCCCTCACCGGCGCCCTGCGGCGACTGCTCGCCCCCTTCGAGGACTGA